In Pyrus communis chromosome 15, drPyrComm1.1, whole genome shotgun sequence, the genomic stretch GGATGTGATCCTACCATTTATTAGCTCTCgaaattatttttattgatttaaaaataataataatgacatAATGGTTGGGTTCCCAAACTTTTTTTATgtgttgaaaattttcaaaatgtcctaaattaattttaggaaacatgtGGTGTGACGagaatgtaacatcccacatcgtccatgagagtggatcctgtaagccttatatgtatatttttatctctacctagcatgaggcattttgggagttcactggctttgggttccatcggaacgccgaagttaagcgagttcgggcgagagcattcccaagatgggtgacgcactgggaagttctcgtgtgaattctcagaaacaaaaccgtgagggcctCATCCCCGATGTGACAAGAATGACTTGAATTCTGGAGTAAAATGAATCTTGTAAAATTTCCCTAAATCGATTTGAAAACGTAGATTATAACTCACTGTTTTTAGTTTTAGCAAATATTTTGTGTCGGAGCTAAGAAAAATGTTACACGACTTTTGGATGAGATCCTACCATTTATTAGGTCccaaaactatttttatttattttttatcaattttgtaaatttgaagaataaaattatatatataaactaataGTGGGCTACCAAATATTTTCTGGTGTCGAAAACCTTAggaatgtcctaaattaattttaagaaCATGTGGTTCGATGAGAAGTACCAAAATTGTTGCTTCCTGCTAAGGTTTAATCCTTTGAAGCAACCACATAGTGTCTACTATGAACACCCACATCAACCGTTGTTTGCTGACCTCGAATTCTTCCTCTGTTGCCTAAGCAATCCCCATGGTCGACAAAGGAGGTTGACGGGAACAAGAGAACCTCTATAAGCAGAAGTGACAAAGGTAGTAAACACGCCATTTCACTCGGCTCCAAACATGCATAGACATCACAATCTGATAATGAATTAAACATCATTTATTTGACTACTCTCTTTATGCTTTGAATGGGTTGGAGAActctgattttgggtttttattttctaaatgagtggaaagataaatttacatattgaattggatttgtGAAGGTAATTTAGGTAGTATATTTGGGTTAAAGAGATATTGATGGTTTCAATTAAAAGTAATATGGGTGTAAagaagttgggtgtagaaagatgtTAAATGGGTTCGGATAAAATTTCCCTTTGTGgtaatgtactaatgttttttcattaatctcttattttggggtatgtaatacttgaaagacaatttttttatttttttttatttttttttattttatgttttgaagtaatatttatgcgACAATGCAATATGCATtaactaatttagtattatattttccatttttttgggtcaaattatgttttcatttttattatttgttaattaaaaatatattttgtttaaCGAGTAACAAGTTCGGTCAtgttacctgataatattaacaggtcgATTTCGAGTCGAGCCATGTTACCCATTTACTTACACAATGCGATCTATTATGATATGGGGTATGTCacgaaaatgacacgaacacaaaaaacacgacacgaaaatgTCACGAACACAAAAAACATTGCCAAAATTGAGTTCACCCTCAAGGATATCAAAGCAGaatcttaaattaatttttaaaaactcATAGTAATACGaagatgaaaataaatagataaatgaTAATTTTTTAAACGAATTTACAAAACCCACTAAAATCTTGAGTTTTTAACCcatatttttttgtgaaaaacaaaatttttattttttgcaaaattttttccatgagcattaatgaaaattttataatgCATTTGGAAAcagttttacaatttattgatcAATAATTgtacttttaataaaaaaattttggggtatgatatccacacaccccattttacttctcacacacctttttaattttcgaccgtcagatcggatgaattgaagaagatcaacagacaaaaattattaagaagtgtgtgagaagtaaaatgaagtgtgtggatagcacacccgaaaatttaaaccaacaaacaaaaggaataaatgaaaaaaattcgTGGTGACGACCAAAACATTGCCACAATGAGGTTCCACCCACCCTCAAGGATATCAATGACCAGTATTACATTAATTTTAAAGACCTCAAGCTCATGATGAGGCGaatgtgaaaacaaatagacCTAATGATGATTtgtgtacgaatttgcaaaactgaCTAAAAAACGGTAATGATAACGCACATTTTTTGTGAAAAGTGCAAACTTTATTTTCacgaaatattttccgtgaaAATGAAGGATAACTTGATATCATTTAGAAGCgattttaccatttattgaaCAACAAAAgtaaattcaatagaatatttgagctgaaaaatgaaaattaagtgaAAAAATGGTAGTGAGACCCAAAACATTGCTAAAATAGTGTTCCACCTTCAAGAATACCAAAGTACAGTcgtatattaatttaaaaactcACGGTGAGACGAAAGTGAAAACAAAGTAGTTAAACGATGATTTTcatacgaatttgcaaaactaacaaaaaaccGTGaatgttaacccactttttttttctttttctttttttttttgtgaaaatgaattttatttttttatttttgagtaaTATAGAAAATAGAACCAATGAAATAATGTAGGCCTAAGGTCAACAAAAGTCAGGTCCGACGagcttataataaaaaaataaaagaaaaaaataagttGGTTTGTTTACTAGTAAAGTAATGTAGGCAAGTCACTGAAATAACAAGAGAAACGAATCCTGCTTACTGCAATAAATCCCAAGCCAAACGCAGGCAAGTCGCTAATCGAATTGGAAGGTCCTTAAACGACATACTCTTTCACCGATTTGTTCAGTATCATCGGGAATCTGGATCACACACACTACTCAAATTGTAAGACTTACTGCTACCTACTAAGAAACAACACTTGAAATCTATGAACATGCAGCTCGCTTAACGGTAATGCTACAATTCTGAACAATTGAGTAAGTTTACTGGTGTTGCTACTACTCTAATTCAAGAAACAGAGGCAAACCTTAACCGTGTCTGTTGGAGAAATGGAAAACGTCTAGGTCGTTAAAACACATCCGAAATGCATAACAAAGAAAGTTATATCAATCACAAGTTTCTACTACCCGAAACTCTCACGACAGGATGGCATATATCATATCAAAGCATCATCCATTGCTCTAGACCAAACATTGACATTGGCGGCACAAACAAAGAACATGCAAGGTTATATAGCgaatgacacgccccgaccccgaggTCCTAGGGACATCGAAATggtcacgtgctggccgacaacCGAAGGGTGACGAAAGTCTTTTAATTTAAACGAAAAACTGAGAAATAAGCTAAAATACGCCATAAGGCTAATTATACAAATAAACGTGCAAATTCTAAGTATTGAAATTAGGTAATTACACAACACGTCCAGAGCATAAGTCTTTCACGGAGTACAAGCAGAAAACTAAGATAGAAAAGTGCTATTACAATAGATGGCAAAACGGAACGAATAACACAATATCACTGGTAGGGGAATGACTCGTAACTCGGATCGTATTCCTCATTCATAGGTCCTgaagggggtgcaaaacaaacatgagtggatcaagtatatatatatatataaaataaaacagttatcaacgtactaacccccaggttttatgaaaacacaaatataatgatAAATATAGGTTTTCTGAAACCTAGCATGTTGTGCAATGCCTCAAATCATAATTtgcataaaataataaacactagtgtCTGATATAACTCTTCAGGCACCATGCCGGCTCTCTGTCTCTGAGCAGACCGTCAGAGGAAGATACACTTCAGGCACCAtaccggctccccgtctctgagcagacagtcagaggaggAAAACACTCCAGGAATTGTTGTCTCATCCTCAACTGATAACTGGGACTAAGGAAATATTCGCTGAAAATCCTCCGAAATTCAGCCCAATTCATCGGAGTATTAGGTGGACGAGAATTCTTCACTGATTTCCACCGACGCCTAGCATCCTTTTTTAGAAAATAAGTTGTAGTATCCACTCATTCACCTGGCGGGCATCTCATACTCTCCAGAGTGTCATCCACTTATTCTAACCATTCCTCAGCCTCCGGACAAGCCCCAACTGCATGAAGGTCCGGAATACCATGATTGCGAGCAATCTCAATGTAACTGCGATTCGATCTATTACCATCAGTAAAAGCATTCCGTATGACATTAGTCAATTGTTGGATTCCTCCCCCTACACTAGAACGGGCTCAACGAGGCACATTCCCACCAGTGGGGTCCATAATTCTGAAAAAAAGGCAAGAGAGATTTAGAATAACTAGAGATTAAGAATGCAGTGGAAATTATGACTACCAAATGGTGGAATGAAatcctaagtatgctctgaactaaccatgctctgataccaaattgtgacatcccacatcgcccagaggagtgatccttatatgtatattctcatccttacctagcacgatgccttttgggagctcactggcttcggattccgtaggaactccgaagttaagcgagaaggaggcttgagcaatcccatgatgggtgacccactgggaagttgctcgtgagttcccaaaaacaaaatcgtgagggcgtggtcgggcccaaagcggacaatatcgtgctacggtggtggagcgggcctgggaagtaatccgcctcgggccgggatgtgacaattggtttCAAAGCATACTTAGGATTTCATTCCACCATTTGGTAGTCATAATTTCCACTGCATTCTTAATCTCTAGTTATTCTAAATCTCTCTTGCCTTTTTTTCAGAATTATGGACCCCACTGGTGGGAATGTGCCTCGTCGAGCCCGATCTAATGTAGGGGAGGAATCCAACAACTAACTAATGTCATACGGAATGCTTTTACTGGTGGTAATAGATCGAATTGCACTTACATTGAGATTGCTCGCAGTCATGGTATTCCGGACCTTCATGCAGTTGGGGCTTGTCCGGAGGTTGATGAATGGTTAGAACAAGTGGATGATACTCTGGAGAGTATGAGATGCCCGCCAGGTGAATGGGTGGATATTGCAACTTATTTTCTAAAAGAGGATGCTAGGCGTTGGTGGAAATCAGTGAAGAATTCTCGTCCACCTCATACTTCGATGAATTGGGCTGAATTTCGAAGGATTTTCATCGAATATTTCCTTAGTCCCAGTTATCAGTTGAGGATGAGACAACAAttcctggagtgtgttttcctctgactgtctgctcagagacggagagccggcatggggcctgaacaACAAttcctggagtgtgttttcctctgtctgtctgctcagagacggggagccgtcatggggcctgaagtgtatcGTCCTCTGAcggtctgctcagagacggggagcagGCATGGGGCCTCAAGagttatatcggacattcactagtgtttattattttatgcaAATTATGATTTGAGGCATTGCACAGCATACTAGGTTTCGAAAAACCTATATTTatcattatatttgtgttttcataaaacctggggatTAGaacgttgataactgttttattattatatatatatatatatatatatatatatacacttggttcactcatgtttgttttgcgcgtCCCCTTCAGGACCTATGAATGAGGAATACGATCTGAGCTACGAGGCATTCCCCTACCAGTGATATTGTGTTATTCGCTCTGTTTCGCCATCTATTGTAATAGCACTTCTCTATCTTAGTTTTCTGCTTGTACTCCGTGATAGACTTATGCTCTAGACGTGTTGTGTAATTACCTAATTTCAATACTTAGAAATTGCACGTTTATTTGTATAATTAGCCCTATGGTGTATTTTAGCTTATATCTCAGTTTTTCGTTTAAATTAAACGACTTTCGTCACCCTtcgagtgtcggccagcacgtgaccATCTCGATGTCCAcctcggggtcggggcgtgtcagattggtatcagagcctaaccctgaccgtggtgtgccaacgaggatgtcaggcccctaaggggggtggattgtgacatcccacatcgcctagggaagtgatccttatatgtatattctcatccttacctagcacaagtcattttgggagctcactggctttgggttccgtaggaactccgaagttaagcgagaaggaggcttgagcaatcccatgatgggtgatccattgggaagttgctcgtgagttcccaaaaacaaaaccgtgagggtgtgacattcactagtgtttattattttatgcaaacaatatcgtgctacgataaTGGAAcgggcccggaaagtgatccgccccgaaCCAGGATGTGACAGTGAAAGGGGACAATGAACACATGAGGCATCCAATGATTTGCTCCTAAACAATATATCCATGGAACCACAAAAGACGCAAAGGTTGAAGACAAATACGCATCTCTTTCCTACTAAATTGCCGCTTGCAGCGTCTCTAAATCAGGAATACAAACGGGTATAAACAAGATATAAAACACCTACATGAACATGAAGTCCCTTGTGTATTGTGTTTGTGGGAATTGGATCCGCTTCGAACCTTAGTGTCTAGAGCCTAGGGATCAATTCATCCGAGCTgcacaaattgaattcatcggTCCCCATTAACTTATTTTCCGGGCCCACCACACAAAACCAACGGCTCTGATTTCTTTTACACACTAATCAGCGGTCCAGATGATTTGATCCCTAGACTCCAGACAGTAAGATCCAAAGCAGATCCAATTCCGTGTTTGTGTACCATGTGAGAAGACCGAGGCATTAAACATGAGCAAACACCAACAGAAaatttgagttcaaataaattatttacatccagaagaaaatggaaaaacatgataacaaatttcaatttcttcttcGAAACGACTACTAAGCTAATAACAAGCAAACAAAAGCAAGTAAATCAATTACAAATGCAGCAAGGAAAAGTGAGGAAATGGCCATACCGATTCCAATCAATGAGAGATTGAATTATCTCCGCCAGAACTGGAAGCTCCAGCCGCGCTAACAGTCACAGCTCGCTTCTTCCTCTCCTCCTCGTATTCCGGATCATCGGTTGGCAGCTCGAACCGGCAAACCGGACAAGTATTTCTGGAACTCAGCCAAGGAACGATGCAATCGCCGTGGTAACCATGCCCACACGGCAGCTTCTTCGACATGTCACCAACATTCACCGTGTCCTTGCATATGGCGCACACCACGGCCTCATCCTCTGACGCGATCTTGACCGACGGTAACTCCGACAAAGCATTCTTCGCCGCCGGTGGAGCCCCTCTCCTTCCAGCATTATCGCTCTCAGCCAAGGTCTGCAGCAAAGCCTCATAGCCGGCTGCGTCCACGTAATCCTCGGGATTGCCGATATACCGGTCCGATTCGGGCATTTCGAGCCGGAATTCGATCGAGTTGTCCTCCAGCCCCATCAAGATCTCGGCCCAATCCAGAATCCGGTTCCTCCCGCTGCTCTCTCGGGTCGCAATGTCTCGGATGTGGAGACGAAGCACGTCTCGACGATGTCGTCGCATGtcttcttcatctctctcttGCTGATCTTCCTGGCTCTCTTCGTCCCCGTTATCCgatctatcttcttcttcttcctcctcctcctcttctactTCCTCTCCAGCTTCTTCGTTATCCTCGCCGTCGTGGTGGTGAAACTGGACACTGTGCGCATCTTCGTCGTCCTCGTCCTCGTCCTCGTCGTTGTCCCACCCCTCCATCTCAATCCTAAAGAAATCGTCATCAGGCAAGGGGTTTTCAGGCTGCGGCGGGGGCGCATCCTCCTCACGCGCCGCCTGAGCAATTAGCCGCAGCACCTGGAGAAATGGAGAGCCGAAAGTCGGGTCATCGACCTGATCGGACGATCGGGAAGAAGGATCCGACTGCGGATATGAAGCGGCCGGGATGGATTCGACGAAACCGTTCTTGCACTCGTGGCAAACGATGTCCGGGAGATTCGCCACGGTTTCGATGGAGACGCGTTTGTTGCAGCGGTAGCACCAGTAATCCATCGTCTCCGTCTCGACCTCAGACGCAGATCGCCGCGGCGGCGGCGTCTGGGATGGAGTTTCAGCCATagggtttgggtttggaattAGAGGTCCGATACGGGCAATAAAGAccaaaagaaagaggaaggagCGGGGAAAGTGGGTGGGGGTTGCAGATTAGATTCTTGGGGACCAGTACGCCGAGAGTGTCAAAGGACTGCTTCGGTGCTTGTTTCCCTTCCATTTTGGTCCGTTGGATGAAACTCACAATTTGTTGATCTGTGGCGGAGAAAACATATCCTATGAGCATATAAAGTTATTGGTAATGcaataactaaataaaattaaaattaatgaaaatggtttgaaaactttgagttttaatcaaaatgacaaaaatgtgttataaatgaatagtactaggagtgactttttagagtaaaaatgttcTTAACCTTAAattaaaagtaaacagtaccgagaGTGTTTCATCAAAACTTTTTGTTGAGCCATATATTTTCATAGAGAAAATATATTAGCATGTTTTATAAAAGATGGGGAcaccttataaaaaaaatagtagtcCAAAACATGGACCAACTAGAAATAAGGTTCACATTATATATatcttatatatattatatataaggagagaaaaaaaatctcaacagCCCACAAACTAAAAAATAGAGTTCTTGTCCATCCAAAACTCTCCTAAGCTCCCACGTTCTCAACGCAGTAAAGTGATGGCCTTCCTCAACTTCCCCACACCCCGGGAAAGTAGAACACGttacaaaaaatgaaagaagtTAATGAAACTGCTCCTTGCGTCTATAAAAAGGGGAGGGCACAGGAAGAGCGAAGGAGGGGAGAGTGGCACGAAAACGCTATAGAAATTGAGAAGCACACGGAGAAGaaatcgacaaaaaaaaaaaaaaaaaaaaaaaaaaaaaaaaaaaaaaaaaaaaaaaaaaaaaaaaaaaaaaaaaaagagggcaaacagcaaaagaaagcaaaaagGAACATCAACAAGAAaccaaagaaagagagaagaaagctTAAAAAGGTATTACATTTTCATAATGgattcttgatttttttatttttttatttcttattgggaAGTTCATATCgtcttttgaaaaagaaaaaaaaaaaaggaggtttcttcttctttttgtttgacCGAAGCAATGAAGATGGTGGTGGaaacatgcaccaccaattcacaCCGACCCCCCAAACCTGTCCTTGGGCttgttccttcttcttctccaccaATGGAGACATTTGTCGTCTTCTCCATCCTTTTCACTGTCAACTCTTCCAGCCACGGAGTGCtcattcttcttctcctccattgGAGACATTTGTCGTCTTCTCCATCGATAGCAGCAAAGAAACCATCGTCTCTGCCACCAATAGCGGCCATGCTGTGACTTCTATGCCCAGCAAGTTCGTCCGGCCCGCTCCGTGTAGCTGCTGTCAATCCCATGAATTTCTTCGGGATGGTCTAAACCATCCTATGAAGTTCCAATCAAATCTAAGTGCTCCGTGCCGCAACCGTTAATCCTATGAATTTCTTCGAGGTGGTCTAAACCACCCCGTGAAGTTCCAATCAAATCTAAGTGATCCATGCTCGTCGTTGCCCAACCACCTGCTCTAAGGCTAGCCTCCCGTGTTGATCCCGAAGCTGTTTGCCAATCAGAGAACCTAGAATGTAGCTTGCTTCTCAGCCAACAACAAAACGGCAACATTGCAGCAGCCCCGCAACTGTGGCTTTTCGAAATCAGATTGTCAAGGTCTCTCTCGGTAATTGCATCGGCTCGGTGTTGAAGAACAAAAAGTGGTATGCCTAGTAAAGAAACCCCTAAGATGGTCAACAAATAAGAACAAATATGAAGTAAGCAGTCAATCTACATGAAAATAATTGGGTGCCAAACCCGTGCAAATCTTGGATGCTAAATTCATCCGGTGGAAGGCTCAAAATCAGCTTCGTCTCTTCTCACAGCTACTGACAATTTGTAGACGAGAAGACTGCACATATAAGGAGTGCGTTAAGGCTCCTCAACGGTGCAATGTGCACCAAAAATTGTACATGTTGCTATCCAAGTCAGTAGCAGCAAAAAGAAGATATGCAGGGATTTTCAGTTCCCTCTTTCCGCACACCGTTGGTCGTCTTATGAGTGTTTAAAGAAAGCAGCAAGCccctcaattttcttttgtagcAGAGTGATTATCATCACAATTTTCTGGTGCCTAGAGAACTGCAACTACGAGTTTCTTTGAAAAAAACAACCAAAGAGTCCTTGTGCTTTTTTCTCTCAAGTTCACACATGGCGGAAAAAGCCATCTCAAAGACTTAGTTTTTAAAGGAAACGAGTTGTTGGGCTGccatattttaatttctaagAATTCCATTATTTCTTATAAGTTTGTTTGATGCcagagaaaaaaatatataacatggcGAAAGGAAAAAGCTACAGCAAGAGAGGGAAACAAAAGCTCCTCCAAAACTTTCCACTCATGTGGGAATTATGAGCATGGCCTCATTGATTGAATATGGTGCATGAAACACATAAATATGGAGACAAAATGCAAAAGggtacaaaacaaaatttgccCCTTGATGTCTTTACGACATGGAGACAGAGAGCCTACAAAGCTAATTCTACAAAGTCAAATGACAATTGGAAGACTAGGCTCAGGCTCAAGGTGCACTAAAATTGGTGCAGTTGTTGTCCATGTTCCACCTGCTCAGTAGAACACTCATCAAGTCTCATACGAGCACCAAGACGAAACAAAGAAGAAACGATAGTCAACATTGTCATCTTAATCTCTTGCGACAGCTACCTTACAACACCAAGGATTGAAAAAGATCATTATTTCATGAAGAAATAATGTGGAGATGACTCACAGAATTTGCATGCAAAAAGAAGATCATGTTAGTCTCATAAGAAAACAAAGACATGCAACAACTCTCATTGACTTCATAAAATTCTAAAAGCTTTGCCACATCCTCAAATAGATAGCAGAAGATAGTTGTTTCCCTGATTCCATGAAAAAGACCTATTTGGACTTGGAAatatcaagaagaaaaaaaaaaagcttgttGTCAACTTTCCCAAGTTCATGAATTTTCGGCCTTATCAAATAACTAGGGCCAAAATAAATGGGCAAAAGCCTAACAGTATGATGGAGACACATTGAGTCCAACCAATACAGAGATAACGTGGACGGTGCCAAATTCATGCACGAAAATTATTCAAATACCATGGATGTGAACCACCTCAAAGTACCAAACTCAATGGACTCACCACCTCAAATTGGTGAAACTCATGCCATGTATCAAATACCAAGTGGCATGAAGCCATATCAATTCCCAAATGGCACGAAGTCGAAGAAAAGTCTCAAATGGCATGAAGCCATGTCCAAATTCAAATGGCACAAAGCCACATCAAATCAAATGGCATAAAGCAGCTACAAATGGTATGAAGCCGTATCGAATATCAAATGGCATGAAGTCGCATTCCGCTCCAATGGCTCAAAGTCCTTGCCCGCATGTAGGAGTGGGCAAACGGGTACGGGAATTGCGGGTTGGGGCGAGTAATCAAGGTTCGGGGTGAGTACGGGCAGGTTCTCAATTTTGTAAAAACAGAACAGGGCGGGGGTGGGGTGTTCCTTTGAAGTTTTCGGTTTGGGCCGGTTCCAAAAGTATAAGAACCGCGGGTACCCGGATCGGGGCGTTTGTGATTATAATGGATGGACGAGATTTAAGATATCATCTCTCCATCCAATCTCAACCGTTAGTTTCAACCCTAGCCACCTTACACTTAGTCTCTCAGACTCTCAGACTCTTCCTCGACTGCCTCTCCCTCGACTCCATGTCCCTTCCCTCTCGACTCCAACTCTCAGACTCTCGCTCATAGTGCTCACCGTCGTCGGGACCAACACAACATCACCAACTCCGCTGCCGCGACCACCATCACTCACCCCATAACCACTATCGAGCTCCAACTCTCAGACTCTCATAGCGCTGTCGCGACTAACACAACGGCACCACCTCCGCCGTCGCGACCACCATCATCACCCTATCACCACCATCGAGAACACTACTACCAGTACCAACCATCATCCTTCTAAAATTTAGGTAATTTTGAATTAGGTTTTATTATTAATGTGAATTTCTGGTGTAGGGAGGGATTTTAggggttttaattttgaatcatgTTGCCACCATTTAggtttttcttaaaatttgataacAAAGTTTTTAcagaaaaatattaatgttaTTAATGTTATTTGGGTTActgaaaaatatgtttttacGGAAAGCAACGAGATTGTACTGTCTTTATAAGTATAGGGTTTAGGATCTAGAATATGAACTGGGAACTAATTGAGCTGTAAAAATGTTTCAGGATCTAGAATATGAACTGGGAGAAGTAGAATTTAGAGATGGAATTCCGGATGTCAAGTTCAGTAGGGTGAGAATTTGAATCACAGAGTTGTTAAAGACATTAAAACATCAATTTAGCTTCTATATAcgaaaaataaaacatcaaCTCAGAAACTGCCATGCcaaaaatagtaattaacttgATAATTAAGCAAATAAGGAGCTAGTGTAatacttttaaatttataagattTCTTTGTCAACTTATAAAATATATGGACTATTATGTTATTGCTCCGCAACGAGGTTTGTAACTTAAGTATTTTAGACTTTAGAGCATTATTCATCattgtatttgaaattttgcGTTTATCCGTTTTTATGATCAAAATCTCAAGTCTGATTTTCCCTTCTCAGGTCACCAACATTACTTTCTATTGAGAAAAGATAGTATCCTACCAATATCATAGAcgttaaaatatcatttttgaATAGCCACTTTaaccctcctttttttttttttttttagtcaaaggTTACTTTATTACCACAATACAACAAATTACACAAATTAAAGCTCATACAAAATAACCACACAAGCAAAAAAATAGACCTCAATAGTAACCCAAATACCCAAAACAAAGTTTTgagcccaaaacaaaaaaaacatagaagCTAACCCTAACTGCTTTCCTTCAACAACATCGCCGAAAGCACTGGTCACGAAAATGAGAGTGACTATAACACTTCATGATTAATAGGCTGACTATCCTCCACTATTATCTTGAAGAACAACCATTTCAACAAAATTGTGCTCGGCATTTGGTTCATTTCAGTCAGCAACCTAGTATGCCTTGCCTGCCAATACAGAACACGAAAAGACACCTTTTATACTGACATTAGGCTTCACCGGCCGGGGCATCGGTTCTTATTTACGAATGCATCGGTTTTTCACATATCTCACCTATCATAATTTttgatattaaataatttaatccaTTAA encodes the following:
- the LOC137718132 gene encoding E3 ubiquitin-protein ligase CIP8-like gives rise to the protein MAETPSQTPPPRRSASEVETETMDYWCYRCNKRVSIETVANLPDIVCHECKNGFVESIPAASYPQSDPSSRSSDQVDDPTFGSPFLQVLRLIAQAAREEDAPPPQPENPLPDDDFFRIEMEGWDNDEDEDEDDEDAHSVQFHHHDGEDNEEAGEEVEEEEEEEEEDRSDNGDEESQEDQQERDEEDMRRHRRDVLRLHIRDIATRESSGRNRILDWAEILMGLEDNSIEFRLEMPESDRYIGNPEDYVDAAGYEALLQTLAESDNAGRRGAPPAAKNALSELPSVKIASEDEAVVCAICKDTVNVGDMSKKLPCGHGYHGDCIVPWLSSRNTCPVCRFELPTDDPEYEEERKKRAVTVSAAGASSSGGDNSISH